One window from the genome of Mumia sp. ZJ1417 encodes:
- a CDS encoding MBL fold metallo-hydrolase encodes MSGAPRIGSADGPRIDHGVVSGTFSLDGETFDVDNNVWVVGDDSECVVIDAPHDIDAILEVVGDRTVKAIVCTHAHDDHVRVAPALRERVGAPIFLHPADKPLWELTHPDALWDVDLSDGQAIPVGGTTLTVLHTPGHAPGAVCLYAADLGAVFTGDTLFEGGPGATGRSYSDRPTIEDSIRTTLFVLPDDTVVHTGHGADTTIGAERANLG; translated from the coding sequence GTGAGCGGCGCGCCTCGCATCGGCTCCGCCGACGGGCCACGCATCGACCACGGAGTCGTCTCGGGGACCTTCTCGCTCGACGGCGAGACCTTCGACGTCGACAACAACGTCTGGGTCGTCGGTGACGACTCCGAGTGCGTCGTGATCGACGCACCGCACGACATCGACGCGATCCTCGAGGTGGTCGGAGACCGTACGGTCAAGGCGATCGTGTGCACGCACGCCCACGACGACCACGTGCGCGTGGCACCCGCCCTCCGCGAGCGCGTCGGTGCTCCGATCTTCCTGCACCCCGCCGACAAGCCGCTGTGGGAGCTCACGCACCCCGACGCGCTGTGGGACGTCGACCTCTCCGACGGCCAGGCCATCCCCGTCGGCGGCACGACGCTGACGGTGCTGCACACGCCGGGTCACGCGCCCGGCGCCGTCTGCCTGTACGCGGCGGACCTCGGCGCCGTCTTTACCGGCGACACGCTCTTCGAGGGCGGGCCCGGCGCGACGGGGCGCTCGTACTCGGACCGGCCGACGATCGAGGACTCGATCCGTACGACGCTCTTCGTGCTGCCCGACGACACCGTCGTCCACACCGGGCACGGCGCTGACACGACGATCGGCGCGGAGCGGGCCAACCTCGGCTGA
- a CDS encoding sulfurtransferase — translation MPDVPALVDVAWLADRLDSDVRVVDVTTFLTQPEGDGYYDVESGREAYEKGHVPGAVFADLLADFADTDAATTFTALDSDTFAQRLGALGIGNDDHVVLYDQGVNIWATRFWWNLRLEGFDRISILNGGFTAWREAGQPVTSGVETLPATTFVAKRRPELLADVAQVRAAIDDDSRVLVNSLDEATYKGERQTYARPGRIPGSSHVFFGTLLDESGRLRDAEEVRGTFEAAGALDVDKKPITYCGSGIAATTLAFTLAQLGRDDVAVYDGSMTEWAADETLPLEVG, via the coding sequence ATGCCTGACGTACCCGCACTCGTCGACGTCGCCTGGCTCGCCGACCGTCTCGACTCCGACGTACGGGTCGTGGACGTGACGACGTTCCTGACCCAACCCGAGGGCGACGGCTACTACGACGTGGAGTCCGGCCGCGAGGCGTACGAGAAGGGACACGTCCCCGGCGCCGTCTTCGCCGACCTCCTCGCGGACTTCGCCGACACCGACGCGGCGACGACCTTCACCGCCCTCGACTCCGACACGTTCGCGCAGCGGCTCGGCGCGCTCGGCATCGGCAACGACGACCACGTCGTCCTGTACGACCAGGGCGTGAACATCTGGGCGACCCGCTTCTGGTGGAACCTGCGCCTCGAGGGCTTCGACCGCATCTCGATCCTCAACGGCGGCTTCACCGCGTGGCGCGAGGCCGGCCAGCCGGTCACGAGCGGCGTCGAGACCCTCCCCGCGACGACGTTCGTCGCGAAGCGCCGCCCGGAGCTGCTCGCGGACGTCGCGCAGGTCCGCGCCGCGATCGACGACGACAGCCGCGTCCTCGTGAACTCGCTCGACGAGGCGACGTACAAGGGCGAGCGCCAGACGTACGCGCGCCCGGGCCGTATCCCGGGCAGCAGCCACGTCTTCTTCGGCACGCTGCTCGACGAGTCCGGCCGCCTGCGCGACGCCGAGGAGGTCCGCGGGACGTTCGAGGCCGCCGGTGCGCTCGACGTCGACAAGAAGCCGATCACCTACTGCGGCTCCGGCATCGCGGCGACGACGCTCGCTTTCACGCTCGCTCAGCTCGGCCGCGACGACGTCGCCGTGTACGACGGCTCGATGACCGAGTGGGCTGCCGACGAGACGCTGCCGCTCGAGGTCGGCTGA